The Cucumis melo cultivar AY chromosome 9, USDA_Cmelo_AY_1.0, whole genome shotgun sequence genome includes the window ATAAAAAATCGAGAGAAAATATGCTTAATTTTCAAATGCAAGAAACCAAAATTGATTATCAAACATGACCAAATAATGGTTAAAGACAATATCATCGGCAAAAAATTATTGTGTTTCTCCTTCTAAATCTCTTACATTTACGGTATATGAATTAGTGAGATCGGTGATTTAGTTGTAAATTATTACTTCCACTAATTTAGTTGTATTAAGAATAATTGCAAAGGATAACACTTTTAAGATTAATGATTAAGTGAatacttttaaagaaaactaTAGTAAAATTTTCTAGTGAAAAACTTTTTTATTGTAGATTTCTATCAACGATATCTTTTACCCTTTATCACTTTTATTAGCGATATAGTCTAatctagagcaagatttaaatttttttgtaactattaatattttgaaattaattgttATACTCATCGAcaaaaatttaagttttaatCAAACGAGACTATTCATGTCCCCCTTTCCTTAcatatagaaaaataatttctctcttttccttgtaatttatatttattagataatttattgaaaattattttaaccaacaaattttttgataatattacaaatataacaaaatatcataatttatctttGATTAGATCATACTAAAcgaagataaatttctatctatgtctatcatgatgattaaatttatatatttatctattGCGATTCATTACAAATAAAcggtgatattttgttatatttcatcaatattttaatttattttactgtaTTTGAAATACTACAAATATTTATTCTTAggtaattttgaatttaaaaagaaaaaaataaaaaggaaaatgggCCGGATCTCAATCGGATCCCGGCCCAGATATTATTAGGGTCCATATAAAAAGAAAGGCCACATCGAATTAGACCTCCAAAAGCAACACCAagaacaaatttgaaatttgaaattccGAACTCGATCGATCGCAGAGAAGGAGCAAAATCAAAGATGGCGTCAACGCGAGGAGGGTTGAAAGATTTCTACAAGCAAAGGAAAAGCAGTGGAATCTCCAAAGCAAAGGCTTCAAAGCCCTCTTCTAGGAAAACCAAATCTCCGGCCAACTCTGCATCTTTGGGCTCCAATGCCGTCCAACCGGCTGCTCTCGTTTCTCACGGATCCCTCGACCTTCAAGGTTCATATCTCTTCTTCTACAGTCTTCTCCGTATCTTCACATTCTTGGATATCTGCTTAAGTTGTTGGGTATTGGTTGAGTTTTATGATTGTTGAATTAAAGATTCTCAATGGTTGAATCACCTTTCTCGTGGTTGTGAAGGATTAAGAAATTGTTGGGTTTCAGTCATAATCAAGTTATTCAATTGTTGAATTAAAGATATCTATTGTTTTGGATTCTTTAACTTTTTTAATGTAGTTATGCTCAAAGAAGGGTGAACACTTTAGTCTTACCATCTCACGATGTGTGTTGGACATTTGGATGCTTTGATACTTTTTGGACACTTATAGGATACTTGTTCACACCAAAAATGTGCATTAGACACTAGTTGTGCAAAATTAGTACAAGCCTAACCATTCTGCGTAAAGAACACTCATTAAGTTACTAAATGGACACCTAACAATCTAggaaaaatataagaaattttGAGAGCGAAGTACATCAGAGTCATTTTTAGCACATATATGTATAAACTTATTGACTTTTCTAGTTATTATGTATAATTTATAAATCTGCCCTTGCCACGTTTGTGTTGTATTTATGTATCGTATTCGTACCTTCTTCTATAGTGATCGTATTATGGATGCCCAATGTTAGATTTCTTTTAATCTTCGACCAGAAAAATCTTATCTATCAATGTGTTTGGACATATGACTATACTACCATGATATTTGTTAAAAACAAGTGTACCTTTTGCCTAGTCTATTTTAATAATCTgcattttgtttcattttgaaCATTGATGACTTTTGTATTAGATGATTATGGCGAGTCTGAGAATATGCTGAGGCAATTTGATATGAACATGGCATATGGACCATGCCTCGGAATGACCAGAATGGCACGGTGGGAGCGTGCCTGTAGTCTTGGTCTGAACCCTCCAAAAGACATTGGGACACTCTTAAAGGCTGGAAAAGTGCAGTTGGAGTGCTTATGGGATTCTCGAGTTTAAACTTCTAAGCTTGGTgtgttatttttgtttaatgtatGAAGTGTACGCTGTGCTTATGCTTTTGGACAAAATGGTTCAGCCCCTAGCTGAAACGATGATCACTTTTCCTGTGATATGAATGGGCTTAGAATGTTTGCTGATGACAGCTCCCTTAGTTATTTACTTCTTACTTATGTTGAAAACTTATAACAAGTAGTTGTATAGTTAAATTTGGTGATATTTTCCTTTCCTAGTGTTACACTTGAACTTGATATGATGTGTGAATCCGTGACTCAAGACACCTTTCGATTCCCACTAATTGAAGAGGAAGGGATATTTGTGTACATAGTAGCATTTCAAATTTTTGTCAATGTGATAATGGGTGGGATTCCCAAATTTTTGTCAAAGATTTATTGCAGACATTGCGAGATTGTTAATAAGTGAAAGAGTTGAGTTGTGAAACTGATTGAAAATGGAATCTCATTTTTGCTTTTTTGAAAGTGTAGAAGGCAGAGATTGTAGAGGGGAGGGATAATACTCAGAACTAACTGAATTTAACAGGAAGGACGAGGTTTAAATACTATTTGATCGTTGCACTTTTAGTTTTGGTTCATTTTTTCATGCAATTGTAACACTGGAAGTTTGTGAAGGATTTTAGCAGTAAGTGGTGAGGTCAATGAGAAATGGAAGCTTTTAGTTTTGTTGAGTCCGTCCTTTCAAATATGGAGTTCGTTATTAGAGTATGAGTTCTAAATTTTTGTGATGGCACTTTTATTGTCATTTCCATATAATATGATGATTGATTAATGTAAATATTGGAACACATTCCATTACATTTTGGTTTAATCGGCAAAATGTGGTTTAGCCAAAGTAATCTAAAGTATCTGTTTTATTAACGACCAAAAAGTGTGTTGTTCGACTCTTATTGTATTAAAATTATTGAGTAAATATACTCTAATATCAATTAACCATCTGAttcctttttttattatatGGATCCTAAactttcatttttattaatttgtctTTTAACTTAACTTAACCTGATTTTTAACTAATTCACccaataattttaattttaagaatagaaaaggaaaattCTCTCTGAACTCAATAActcacaaaaataatttgattcacgtaaattgataaaatatttatattttatagaaaaatcaatTGTAAAGTACTTTtaagtgtaaatagtttgtcgaAAAAACTcctttaattaatatatattttttcatggaaattacaaatttcaaaaatatcatatatatatgtgtgtgtgtgtgaaaaTGATAGTATtagtatacatacacatagaTTTCATCGATGATGTTCTTATTTTAGGTGACAAATAAGTTgtcttttttttagaaaaagtcTAAAAATAGAAGAAGTTTATTTGAGGATTAATTTGATGATTCGTAGAAATAGGAATGACCCAACAAACTCCCAAAAATAAGACAGAAAAATGGAGCTATAAAATGAGCAACCCATCGTTCTCCATAATCATCACGCTTCCTCCAAcaaccaaataataataataagaagaagaagaagaagaagagaacagCGCCTATCGCGGCAGcagaaacaagaaaaagaaaatggcgAAATCCATGATCTTGCTTGTTTCAGCCCTTTCTCTTATGTCCCTCCTTAACGTAGCATTCTCCCAGAAGGATCGATTCTTGGTGGAGGGAAAAGTATATTGCGATGCATGCCGCGTTCAATTCTTTACCAAAGCCAGCAAATTCCTCGAAggtaaattaattaactaaGAAAACCCAGCTTTACGACGACTAAATTGGAATTGAATTTGAAAGCTTTGAAATTGACATACACAGGTGCGACGGTGAAATTGGTGTGCAAAGAAATCGAAGGAGGAAGCGTGACGCTGAGCAAGGAGGCGGTGACGGATAAAACAGGAAGTTACAGTATTGAAGCGGACGGAGATCATGAGGAAGAGTTGTGCGAAGTGACATTGGTGAAGAGCAATGATCCAGATTGCAGTGAGATATCGTTAGAAAAGTATGAACATATGGCCAGAGTGAGCATAACTAATAACAGTGGAATCACCAATCCCGTTCGCCATGCAAATCCACTTGCCTTTATGAAGAAGGAAAAGCTTCCTGAATGCAAAGAAATTCTTAGAGAGCTTGGATTTGACGAAGAGGGCATCCTTGTTTAAGCTTTAACAATTGTATTACCCTTACCACCTTCCTTCTTGTTCTCATTATTCATTCAAACCcactattattaattaatatattaatattccATTTATCATCTTTTCTCATTTCCATTTTATGATTTCCATTTATCATCTTTTCTGATTTTCATTTATCGTCCTACTTGTTGCAAACTTGCAATGAACTTTAAGTACCTGTATAATCTCAAAGCACCTAACTGATGCATGCTGTCGAACATTCCTTTGCATTCCAATATGATCTCTCAACCATTGAAGATGGGTTGAACATGGGGCTAGCAAACCCACTTTTAGCTTGCTATTCACATCTACAATAATCTTCACTGCCACTAGTTTTCGTTGGCCCAAATTACCATGAATTGAATTAATTAGAACCACTAATGCACCATCATCCCaacaaagttaaaaaaatacaCACATCCAGCACTCGGACTAGAAAGAGTCTGCCATCCCAAATAGTAACTATAATAATCATCAAGTCTCCCACAGGCCACAAGTGAGTCACCAACTCAGTGCATGCCATGCTGAAACTACAGTTGCACTAAAACTATTTAAAAgcaaaatattttgaaataaaaaagcacgTATTAGTTTTGACTTcggaattaaataaaaaagaacaacaaaaaaGGAGGAAAAACACTGTTTTCATGCAGCCGCAGTGAACTTCCTCCGGTGGTCTCTCCCGGCCGTTTTCCTATAGCATTGCTTATAGCATTTGGAGAAAGATTAGCGTatgaatatttttataataaagtATTTTTTAGACATAgcaaaatcaacaaaaaatatttataaaatatagcaaagtatACCGTCTCGATTAACCAAACTGAAGTTGGTCCGACCAAAAACAAGGGGTGGTTGGTGACAACTTAGGAAAGTTCCAAATCAAGAAATTTTAGGGAACATTTCAAAGAACTAGCTCGATCGGTTGACAACAAACTGACCGACATATACTCATCAATGATCGATGTTGATTTGAACATTTACGAAACTAACCATAATTGATTCCGTCTTAAACCGACTTCGATCGATGACCATCACTACTATCTATGATAAACGGTGAAAAACtactttattatatttgtaaatatttctaaatagatttgtcatttaaaataattaatcgTATTAAAGTATAAAATCAACGATGAACTAGACTATGTCCAACTGAAGAGTTTAAGGTATATAATTTAGACTTTAGCTGATGATTTTCAACTAGTTAGAGTTCAAGTTTCATAATTAGTTTAGATTTTAGTAGACTGAAATAAATGTTTCCATGATTTTGAAAGGATTAAATTCACCCAATTTTTCTTTGATCAATCATAATTAATTTTACTGAAgtgaaaaataagtttaaaaataaaattaaattgagTAACAAAATATGTAATCTTAACCTTTCAAAGTTACACCACATATATAAAATTGCTTTCACAGGTTATTGTTATAGAAAACCTTTACTTTGGTTATGGAGTCATGTTAAGCCATGTTTGTTATGTATTAATAAATCAAGTGCATGTTTCATtaacttattaattatccaA containing:
- the LOC103504636 gene encoding uncharacterized protein LOC103504636; the protein is MASTRGGLKDFYKQRKSSGISKAKASKPSSRKTKSPANSASLGSNAVQPAALVSHGSLDLQDDYGESENMLRQFDMNMAYGPCLGMTRMARWERACSLGLNPPKDIGTLLKAGKVQLECLWDSRV
- the LOC103504637 gene encoding olee1-like protein, which codes for MAKSMILLVSALSLMSLLNVAFSQKDRFLVEGKVYCDACRVQFFTKASKFLEGATVKLVCKEIEGGSVTLSKEAVTDKTGSYSIEADGDHEEELCEVTLVKSNDPDCSEISLEKYEHMARVSITNNSGITNPVRHANPLAFMKKEKLPECKEILRELGFDEEGILV